In Mycolicibacterium lutetiense, the sequence GCCCTCACCGTGGTGAACCCGAAGGTGCTGTTCATCTGCGCAGCAGCAGGATTAGCCATCGGTAGCGCCGGCCTCGGCCAGCCCGGGGTATGGGCGGCAGGGCTCTACTACGTGCTGGCGGCCGGATCGACCGTGGCTCTGCCGATCCTCGCGTATGCAGTATCGGGTGAGCGGCTGGACCCAGCGCTGGCCCGACTCAAAGACTGGATGGAACGCCAGCACGCCGTGTTGATCGCCGCGATTCTCGTCGTGATCGGCCTCCTCGTGCTCTATAAGGGAATTCACGCGTTATAGGCGCCGCATTCGGTGCAGGTCGGGCTACGGTGTGCGCATGTCCGAATACGGTTTCGGTGATTTCGAATTCGAGCGGAAGTTCTTTGTCCGCGAATTGCCCGCAGTGGCAGCATCGGATCCCACACCAGCGCTGATCGTCCAGGCCTACCTTTTCGCGTCCGACGGATATGCGGTTCGCGTCCGCGTCCAGGGTGCCGCTCCCGCCGCATTGGATGCCACCCCCGCCGAGCTCGTAGAGAGTTTGGGCGAGGGATCGCTGGGAACCATGACCGCCAAAGGTCCCGCCGTCGGGGGCACCCGCTATGAGGCCGAACGCGAACTCGATCCACTGGTCGCGGCCCAGATCGTGCGCCGGTCCGAACATGTGATCGCCAAAGTTCGCTATTCGATGTGGCTCGGCGAGGACGGCTGGATCATCGACCAATTCCTCGGCCGAAACGCACCCCTGCTGCTCTCCGAAGTCGAGCGCGGTGGGCCAGTCGTCGATCTGGCCATTCCGTCATTCTGCGTTTCCGAGGTTTCCGAGGATGACCGGTTCCGCAACGAGTATCTGGCGCA encodes:
- a CDS encoding CYTH domain-containing protein; translated protein: MSEYGFGDFEFERKFFVRELPAVAASDPTPALIVQAYLFASDGYAVRVRVQGAAPAALDATPAELVESLGEGSLGTMTAKGPAVGGTRYEAERELDPLVAAQIVRRSEHVIAKVRYSMWLGEDGWIIDQFLGRNAPLLLSEVERGGPVVDLAIPSFCVSEVSEDDRFRNEYLAHKPFGTWADEYRRELDRRGPSFVESLGQNQFEGS